The Micromonospora sp. NBC_01740 genome includes a window with the following:
- a CDS encoding pyridoxal phosphate-dependent decarboxylase family protein, whose protein sequence is MIDEGTERRALPGNGLPAERVLAEVSALRSADRPTHGGRLFAYVYDPAVPGLDELAAAAYAGSAHVNGLDPTAFPSLLAMENALVGAAARLLGGGPGSAAPDVVGSVTSGGTESLILAVKAARDAHPEIAAPRIVVPASAHAAFAKAAHYLRVAVDTVPVSASTLRPAAADMAAAIGPETVLVACSAPSYAHGVVDPVAPIAEAAAAAGVRCHVDACFGGWTLPYLRRLGADVPPFDFALAGVTSISVDLHKYAYAPKGVSVLLHRDPALRAPQYFAYADWPGYTMVNPVIASTRSGGPIAAAYATLRHLGDDGYLRLAAATRDAVAGLADAVRAVDGLRLMAEPESTVVCFTATDAGLDLFVLVDELAARGWHTQPQLSYADLPPSVHLTVTAAVAPRVAEFGPDLADAVAAARAAGPVTLPAELLALATTLTPDALTPDLVAGLAAGLGLTAPADAAGPGRSAGPDDAGPDAAAGSDAAAGPDAAAGPDDAAGSADAAGTGGSLAGRMAVVNTLLDAAPPALRERLLVEFVGLLQRPTW, encoded by the coding sequence ATGATCGACGAGGGAACCGAGCGGCGGGCGCTGCCCGGGAACGGGCTGCCCGCCGAGCGGGTGCTGGCGGAAGTGTCGGCGCTGCGCAGCGCCGACCGGCCGACGCACGGGGGGCGGCTGTTCGCGTACGTCTACGACCCGGCCGTGCCGGGGCTGGACGAGCTGGCCGCCGCCGCGTACGCCGGCAGCGCCCACGTCAACGGGCTCGACCCGACCGCCTTCCCGTCGCTGCTGGCGATGGAGAACGCGCTGGTCGGCGCTGCCGCCCGGCTGCTCGGCGGGGGCCCCGGCAGCGCCGCGCCGGACGTCGTCGGCAGCGTCACCAGCGGCGGCACCGAGTCGCTGATCCTCGCCGTCAAGGCCGCCCGGGACGCCCACCCGGAGATCGCGGCACCCCGGATCGTGGTGCCGGCCAGCGCGCACGCCGCGTTCGCCAAGGCGGCGCACTACCTGCGGGTCGCCGTGGACACGGTGCCCGTGTCGGCGTCCACGCTGCGGCCCGCCGCCGCCGACATGGCCGCCGCCATCGGCCCGGAGACCGTGCTGGTGGCCTGCTCCGCCCCCTCGTACGCGCACGGCGTCGTCGATCCCGTCGCCCCGATCGCCGAAGCTGCTGCCGCCGCCGGGGTGCGCTGCCACGTGGACGCCTGCTTCGGGGGCTGGACCCTGCCGTACCTGCGTCGGCTCGGGGCGGACGTGCCGCCGTTCGACTTCGCGCTCGCGGGGGTCACCTCGATCTCGGTGGACCTGCACAAGTACGCGTACGCCCCGAAGGGCGTGTCGGTCCTGCTGCACCGTGATCCGGCGCTGCGTGCCCCGCAGTACTTCGCGTACGCGGACTGGCCCGGCTACACGATGGTCAACCCGGTCATCGCCTCCACCCGCTCCGGCGGACCGATCGCCGCCGCGTACGCCACCCTGCGGCACCTCGGCGACGACGGGTACCTGCGGCTCGCGGCGGCCACCCGGGACGCCGTCGCCGGCCTGGCCGACGCCGTCCGCGCGGTCGACGGGCTGCGGCTGATGGCCGAGCCGGAGTCGACAGTCGTCTGCTTCACCGCCACCGATGCGGGCCTCGACCTCTTCGTCCTGGTCGACGAGCTGGCCGCCCGCGGCTGGCACACCCAGCCCCAGCTGTCGTACGCCGACCTGCCGCCGAGCGTGCACCTGACGGTGACCGCCGCGGTGGCGCCCCGGGTGGCGGAGTTCGGCCCGGACCTGGCCGACGCCGTGGCCGCCGCCCGGGCCGCCGGACCGGTGACGCTCCCCGCCGAGCTGCTCGCCCTCGCGACCACGCTCACCCCCGACGCGCTCACCCCCGACCTGGTCGCGGGCCTGGCCGCCGGCCTGGGCCTGACCGCCCCCGCCGACGCGGCCGGTCCAGGCCGCTCCGCCGGTCCCGACGACGCTGGTCCCGACGCCGCCGCCGGTTCCGACGCCGCCGCTGGTCCCGACGCCGCCGCTGGTCCCGACGACGCCGCCGGTTCCGCAGACGCCGCCGGCACCGGCGGTTCGTTGGCGGGGCGGATGGCGGTGGTGAACACCCTGCTCGACGCCGCGCCGCCGGCGCTGCGGGAACGGCTGCTGGTGGAGTTCGTCGGTCTGCTGCAACGCCCCACGTGGTGA
- a CDS encoding MFS transporter, whose translation MDAPPGGAGSPPAAPPPAGPTPTAPAGAGPTSASGVLPRRVHAGYALGSLATGAFGTVPGLLLLPYLTDTLGVAAGAAALLVLLPKAWDVLVNPVAGRISDRTRSRWGARRPYLLVAGLALGVLFAAIFAAPFGAGPAAGAYVAFAFLATATAFAFFQVPYVAMPAELTGDYAERTRLMTWRIAVLALAILVSGAVAPLVRDAGGGGVPGHRWMGLFVAGLIVLGAVGAFLGTRSAPGGTVGESEPTLRAQLAVAARNRPFRALLVCFVVQSAGVATVLAGVNYFADQILRDPKGGPTVLFACFVGPALLVMPLWTRVGARVGKLAALVAASLIFAVGALALVAAPVLPPLVVYLLVALIGVGYAGQQVFALAMLPDCIAYDTARTGRRQAGVFTGLWTAGETFGLALGPGIFGLVLQLSGYVSSDTGTAATQSGTARLGILLGFTVLPALLVGLAVLALRPYDLTPARLAAATPTPHPRTHPADHAVVVGEESR comes from the coding sequence ATGGACGCGCCGCCGGGTGGAGCCGGCTCCCCGCCCGCCGCGCCGCCGCCCGCCGGCCCAACGCCCACCGCACCGGCCGGCGCCGGCCCGACGTCCGCCTCGGGCGTGCTGCCGCGCCGGGTGCACGCCGGCTATGCGCTCGGTTCGCTGGCGACCGGCGCGTTCGGCACCGTGCCCGGCCTGCTCCTGCTGCCGTACCTGACTGACACCCTCGGCGTCGCGGCGGGCGCGGCGGCCCTGCTGGTGCTCCTGCCGAAGGCGTGGGACGTGCTGGTCAACCCAGTCGCCGGCCGGATCTCCGACCGCACCCGGTCGCGCTGGGGCGCCCGCCGGCCGTACCTGCTGGTCGCCGGGCTCGCCCTCGGCGTGCTCTTCGCCGCCATCTTCGCCGCGCCGTTCGGGGCCGGGCCGGCCGCCGGGGCGTACGTGGCGTTCGCCTTCCTCGCCACCGCCACCGCGTTTGCCTTCTTCCAGGTGCCGTACGTGGCGATGCCGGCGGAGCTGACCGGCGACTACGCCGAACGTACCCGGCTGATGACCTGGCGGATCGCGGTGCTGGCGCTGGCCATCCTGGTCTCCGGCGCGGTGGCCCCGCTGGTGCGCGACGCCGGTGGCGGAGGCGTGCCCGGGCACCGCTGGATGGGGCTCTTCGTCGCCGGCCTGATCGTGCTCGGGGCGGTCGGCGCGTTCCTCGGCACCCGCTCCGCGCCCGGCGGCACGGTGGGGGAGAGCGAGCCGACGCTGCGCGCGCAGCTCGCCGTCGCCGCCCGCAACCGACCGTTCCGGGCGCTGCTGGTCTGCTTCGTGGTGCAGTCCGCCGGGGTGGCCACCGTCCTCGCCGGGGTCAACTACTTCGCCGACCAGATCCTGCGCGATCCCAAGGGCGGGCCGACGGTCCTGTTCGCCTGCTTCGTCGGGCCGGCGCTGCTGGTGATGCCGCTCTGGACCCGGGTCGGGGCGCGGGTCGGCAAGCTCGCCGCGCTGGTCGCCGCCTCGTTGATCTTCGCGGTGGGCGCGCTGGCCCTGGTCGCCGCCCCGGTGCTGCCTCCGCTCGTGGTCTACCTGCTGGTCGCGCTGATCGGCGTCGGCTACGCCGGGCAGCAGGTGTTCGCCCTCGCCATGCTCCCGGACTGCATCGCGTACGACACGGCGCGCACCGGCCGGCGGCAGGCCGGTGTCTTCACCGGGCTCTGGACGGCCGGGGAGACCTTCGGGCTGGCCCTCGGGCCGGGCATCTTCGGCCTGGTGCTCCAGCTCAGCGGCTACGTCTCCTCCGACACCGGCACGGCGGCCACCCAGTCCGGCACCGCCCGCCTCGGCATCCTGCTCGGCTTCACGGTCCTCCCCGCCCTCCTGGTCGGCCTGGCCGTCCTGGCCCTCCGCCCCTACGACCTGACCCCGGCCCGCCTGGCCGCCGCCACCCCCACCCCGCACCCCCGCACCCACCCCGCCGATCATGCGGTTGTGGTGGGGGAGGAAAGCCGCTGA
- a CDS encoding MGMT family protein, whose amino-acid sequence MRPDEYVEAVLELVERIPPGRVMSYGAVADALAERSGRASARLVGSIMARHGGGVPWHRVVNAAGRLPPGHEREARARLRAEGTPLRGDGVDMRASWSPEEGM is encoded by the coding sequence GTGAGACCTGACGAGTACGTCGAGGCGGTGCTGGAGCTCGTCGAGCGGATCCCGCCGGGCCGGGTGATGTCGTACGGGGCGGTGGCCGACGCGCTGGCCGAACGTTCGGGGCGGGCGTCGGCCAGGCTGGTCGGCTCGATCATGGCCCGGCACGGCGGGGGAGTGCCCTGGCACCGGGTCGTGAACGCGGCCGGCCGCCTGCCACCCGGGCACGAGCGGGAGGCGCGGGCCCGGCTGCGCGCCGAGGGAACGCCGCTACGCGGCGACGGGGTGGACATGAGGGCGAGCTGGTCGCCCGAGGAGGGGATGTGA